The Methanofollis sp. genome includes the window TTCCCCAGCGCCGCCCTCATCATCTCATCAAACATTCCCGGCCCCCTCTCCCGGATCACAGCCACCCCTTTCTCCGTGATCCCGCCCGGCGTCGCCACGCGAGCGATGAGGCGGCCGAAGTCGGTGCCTTTGAGCAGGCCTGCCGTCCCGATCAGGGTCTCCTTCACGAGGAGTTCCGCAAGGTCTGGCCGCACCCCGCCCTGTCGCACCGCCGCCGCCGCCATCTCCTCCATCAGTGCGGCGACGAACGCGGGCCCGCAACTGGTGAGGAGAGTGAGGGCCTCGAAGTCCTCCTCCTCCACTTCCACCGCCCTGCCGATCGCGTTCAGGAGGGAGAGGACGGTCTCCCGGTCTGAAGGCGTCGCCCGGTCGCCGAAGGCCACCAGGGAGGCACCCCTCAGCACCTCGGAGGTGAGGGCCGGGATCACCCGCACCACCCGCGCCTTTGTCCATGCCTGCAGGTCCTCCAGCAGGACGCCGGC containing:
- a CDS encoding pyrroline-5-carboxylate reductase, whose product is MTQIGIIGTGSMGGMLVRSFIESGAARPDAILASNRTAAKLQALAAETGIGCGRDNREVAGHADVVFLCVRPSEVGDILRELEDKLSPEKLLVSIAAGVLLEDLQAWTKARVVRVIPALTSEVLRGASLVAFGDRATPSDRETVLSLLNAIGRAVEVEEEDFEALTLLTSCGPAFVAALMEEMAAAAVRQGGVRPDLAELLVKETLIGTAGLLKGTDFGRLIARVATPGGITEKGVAVIRERGPGMFDEMMRAALG